A single region of the Ctenopharyngodon idella isolate HZGC_01 chromosome 21, HZGC01, whole genome shotgun sequence genome encodes:
- the nipal4 gene encoding magnesium transporter NIPA4: MKDIHLPSDSCINGSVIRIFCATSASVCVFDTGSNTSFSVDSNKNSTVNTAVPAIDKWSNYNFWTGLTLAVLSAFLIGGSIILKKKALLRLASTGETRAAEGGHGYLKDWLWWGGLLTMGGGEAANFTAYMFAPATVVTPLGALSVLISAVLSSHLFGETMNLLGKLGCMLSILGSTIMVIHAPEEEEVTTLAEMTVKLLDPGFLVFASILLVACMILIFYVSPRFGQSNILVYISICSLLGAFTVSSVKGLGIAIRTMFSDLSVASHPLTWILLLTLIGSIIIQVNYLNKSLDTFNTLLVYPIYYVFFTTVVLSTSVILFKEWGAMSGVDVVGTIGGFLVIVVGVSMLHIFKDLNVCFEDLRSNLCQPLGQESPSKREDKHILIEHIDSLPPMREEGPRVFIIS, from the exons ATGAAAGACATACACCTGCCATCCGATTCATGTATCAATG GTTCAGTAATAAGGATCTTCTGTGCCACATCCGcctctgtttgtgtgtttgacaCGGGTAGCAACACATCTTTTAGCGTGGACTCCAATAAAAACTCTACAGTCAACACAGCAGTTCCCGCCATTGACAAATGGAGCAACTACAATTTCTGGACGGGTTTGACACTGGCCGTGCTTTCAGCTTTCCTCATAGGTGGAAGTATTATCCTGAAAAAGAAGGCATTGCTGCGTTTGGCCAGTACTGGGGAGACGAGAGCAG CTGAGGGAGGTCATGGGTACCTGAAGGACTGGCTGTGGTGGGGAGGGCTTTTGACAA tgggtgGAGGTGAAGCAGCAAACTTCACAGCGTACATGTTTGCTCCAGCCACAGTGGTGACCCCTTTAGGAGCTCTCAGTGTTCTTATCAG TGCAGTACTGTCCTCCCACTTGTTTGGAGAAACAATGAATCTGCTAGGAAAACTTGGCTGCATGCTCAGCATACTGGGAAGCACTATAATGGTTATACATGCACCTGAAGAGGAAGAAGTGACGACTCTTGCAGAAATGACAGTGAAACTGCTGGATCCTG GTTTTCTGGTGTTTGCCAGCATCCTACTGGTTGCCTGTATGATCCTGATCTTTTACGTCTCTCCTCGCTTCGGTCAATCCAACATATTAGTCTACATCAGCATCTGCTCTCTGCTAGGAGCGTTTACCGTGTCCTCGGTCAAGGGCCTCGGCATTGCGATCCGCACCATGTTCTCCGACCTTTCGGTGGCCAGTCACCCTCTCACCTGGATTCTTTTGCTGACCTTAATTGGATCCATCATCATCCAGGTCAACTATCTGAATAAGTCGCTGGACACCTTCAATACGCTCTTGGTGTATCCCATCTACTACGTCTTCTTCACCACCGTGGTCCTGAGCACCTCTGTGATTCTGTTTAAAGAGTGGGGAGCCATGTCAGGAGTGGATGTGGTGGGCACCATCGGGGGCTTCTTGGTGATTGTGGTCGGGGTGAGCATGCTGCACATCTTCAAAGACTTGAATGTATGTTTTGAAGATCTGAGGAGCAATCTCTGTCAGCCGCTAGGTCAGGAGAGCCCATCGAAGAGGGAGGACAAGCACATCCTCATAGAGCACATAGACAGCCTGCCGCCCATGAGAGAGGAAGGGCCCAGAGTCTTCATCATCAGCTGA